A section of the Verrucomicrobium sp. GAS474 genome encodes:
- a CDS encoding HDOD domain-containing protein, whose protein sequence is MPPEPAEDPLLTPTGGDPIRRLLDGLTEIPSLPAIYMEIKREVDNPYSSITQIGEVISRDQSLTARLLKLANSAFFGFPRRIETISEAVSVIGLKQVRDLALCTKVIEMFEGIPDDLFDTTAFWKHSIGCGITARVLASYHREPNVERFFVAGLLHDIGRLVLCLGMPDKMGQALALSHSNGTFLYRAEREVIGFDHADVGAALMELWDLPESLSAAAAYHHRPGMALRFPLESSFVHLADLLAHAMELGSSGVDYVPPLSIEAWKRVNLKPTIFGGAMREIDRQFVDVVKIFLDTSKR, encoded by the coding sequence GCCGAAGACCCTCTCCTGACCCCGACGGGCGGCGATCCGATCCGCCGCCTCCTCGACGGGCTGACGGAGATCCCCTCCCTGCCCGCGATCTACATGGAGATCAAGCGCGAGGTCGACAATCCCTACTCCTCCATCACCCAGATCGGCGAGGTGATCAGCCGGGACCAGAGTCTCACGGCCCGCCTCCTGAAGCTCGCGAACAGCGCCTTCTTCGGCTTCCCCCGGCGGATCGAGACGATCTCCGAGGCCGTCTCCGTTATCGGCCTGAAGCAGGTCCGCGACCTCGCCCTCTGCACGAAAGTCATCGAGATGTTCGAGGGGATTCCCGACGACCTCTTCGACACCACCGCCTTCTGGAAGCACAGCATCGGCTGCGGCATCACGGCCCGCGTCCTCGCCTCCTACCATCGGGAGCCGAATGTCGAGCGGTTCTTCGTCGCCGGGCTGCTCCACGACATCGGCCGCCTCGTCCTCTGCCTCGGGATGCCGGACAAGATGGGCCAGGCCCTCGCCCTCTCCCACAGCAACGGCACCTTCCTCTACCGCGCGGAGCGGGAGGTCATCGGCTTCGACCACGCCGACGTCGGCGCGGCCCTCATGGAACTCTGGGACCTGCCGGAGAGCCTCTCCGCCGCCGCCGCCTACCATCACCGGCCCGGCATGGCCCTCCGCTTCCCGCTCGAAAGCTCCTTCGTCCACCTCGCCGACCTCCTCGCCCACGCGATGGAACTCGGGTCGAGCGGCGTCGATTACGTCCCCCCCCTCTCGATCGAGGCGTGGAAGCGGGTCAACCTGAAGCCGACGATCTTCGGGGGGGCGATGCGCGAGATCGACCGGCAGTTCGTCGACGTGGTGAAGATTTTCCTCGATACCTCCAAGAGGTAA
- a CDS encoding ATP-binding protein, which translates to MAETENDVRPPGEFWRSASRRDAYEELLGKMSSLETFQRQIRECLNEDEAFRIAGDHVFRLVPFEEAGFWVADPETFEFVLRHARLSAGVEGMGIEGIVKGEIAAGTFAWALKQTRAIVVTNNETGKSLYLAALTTRARTLGMFVGVLSPERVRTIENAREILSIVFLGLTYTLENFQLLGELKHYNEHLQELVQIRTDEVMRKSADLKRESADRRRAEDALLRSETRYQTVFLALDDGVVILNLGGRVVGSNPSAARLLGLPEEELGGVPHFETRWSWSSEDGRRIETADLPFVAALKTGQAKIGRVLGFVDDRGTRRWFRVNAQPLKEEGETTHSGVVISFSDVTEKREAEEELYRSEERLRNALDAAEDGLWDWNIKTGRWIWNRCYMTMLGYSPEAFEPGESTWRSLIHPDDLVHVLRLRDDHLNGRNPLYEAEYRMRTAAGGWKWVLDRGRVVARDSDGQPLRVVGLHQDTTVRRQAEESLRASKVSAEEATRAKSNFLAMMSHELRTPMNGIIGFTNLLAGTPLNREQRDYVQLVGLSSTQLLAILNDLLDFSKIEAGQFVLENSAFHLRQNLDEFLDLCAAQAREKKLYLRLTVDEALPEILVGDPTRLRQILLNLVGNAIKFTESGGVEVTVKPCALSTELAELTGLPGLLSGSRKFVEWSIRDTGIGIPKAKHEILFQPFIQADSSTTRRYGGTGLGLAICRRLSEAMGGGIWLESEEGKGSTFHFVTPIDETADF; encoded by the coding sequence ATGGCTGAAACTGAAAACGACGTCCGCCCCCCGGGGGAGTTCTGGCGGTCCGCCTCGCGGCGCGACGCCTACGAGGAACTCCTCGGGAAGATGTCGTCCCTGGAGACCTTCCAGCGGCAGATCCGCGAATGCCTGAACGAGGACGAGGCCTTCCGCATCGCCGGGGACCACGTCTTCCGCCTCGTCCCCTTCGAGGAGGCCGGCTTCTGGGTCGCCGATCCCGAGACCTTCGAGTTCGTCCTCCGCCACGCCCGCCTCTCCGCCGGCGTCGAGGGAATGGGGATCGAGGGGATCGTGAAGGGGGAGATCGCCGCGGGGACCTTCGCCTGGGCGCTGAAGCAGACGCGGGCGATCGTCGTCACCAACAACGAGACGGGGAAGAGCCTCTACCTCGCCGCCCTCACCACGCGGGCGCGGACCCTCGGCATGTTCGTCGGCGTCCTCTCCCCGGAGCGGGTGCGGACGATCGAGAACGCCCGGGAAATCCTCTCCATCGTCTTCCTCGGCCTCACCTACACGCTGGAGAACTTCCAGCTCCTCGGGGAGCTGAAGCATTACAACGAGCACCTCCAGGAACTCGTCCAGATCCGCACCGACGAGGTGATGCGGAAGAGCGCCGACCTGAAGCGCGAGTCGGCCGACCGCCGCCGCGCCGAGGACGCCCTCCTGCGGAGCGAGACGCGCTATCAGACCGTCTTCCTCGCCCTCGACGACGGTGTCGTCATCCTCAACCTGGGCGGCCGCGTCGTCGGGAGCAACCCGAGCGCGGCGCGCCTCCTGGGCCTCCCCGAGGAGGAGCTGGGCGGCGTCCCCCATTTCGAGACCCGCTGGAGCTGGAGTTCCGAGGACGGACGCCGGATCGAGACCGCCGACCTCCCCTTCGTCGCCGCGCTGAAGACCGGCCAGGCGAAGATCGGGCGGGTCCTCGGCTTCGTCGACGACCGGGGGACCCGGCGCTGGTTCCGGGTCAACGCCCAGCCGCTGAAGGAGGAGGGCGAGACGACCCACAGCGGCGTCGTCATCTCCTTCTCCGACGTCACCGAGAAGCGCGAGGCCGAGGAGGAGCTCTACCGCAGCGAGGAGCGGCTCCGCAACGCCCTCGACGCCGCCGAGGACGGCCTCTGGGACTGGAACATCAAGACGGGCCGCTGGATCTGGAACCGCTGCTACATGACGATGCTCGGCTACTCCCCCGAGGCCTTCGAGCCGGGCGAGTCGACCTGGCGCAGCCTGATCCATCCCGACGACCTCGTCCACGTCCTCCGGCTGCGGGACGACCACCTCAACGGGCGGAACCCGCTCTACGAGGCCGAATACCGGATGCGGACCGCCGCGGGCGGCTGGAAGTGGGTCCTCGACCGCGGCCGCGTCGTCGCCCGCGATTCCGACGGTCAGCCCCTCCGTGTCGTCGGCCTTCACCAGGACACCACCGTCCGCCGCCAGGCCGAGGAGAGCCTCCGCGCCTCGAAGGTCTCCGCCGAGGAGGCGACGCGGGCGAAGAGCAATTTCCTGGCGATGATGAGCCACGAGCTGCGGACCCCGATGAACGGCATCATCGGCTTCACGAACCTCCTCGCCGGGACCCCGCTGAACCGGGAGCAGCGCGATTACGTCCAGCTCGTCGGCCTCAGCAGCACCCAGCTCCTCGCGATCCTGAACGACCTCCTCGACTTCTCGAAGATCGAGGCGGGCCAGTTCGTCCTCGAGAACAGCGCTTTCCATCTCCGGCAGAACCTCGACGAGTTCCTCGACCTCTGCGCCGCGCAGGCCCGGGAGAAGAAGCTCTACCTCCGCCTCACCGTCGACGAGGCCCTCCCGGAGATCCTCGTCGGCGATCCGACGCGCCTCCGCCAGATCCTCCTCAACCTCGTCGGGAACGCCATCAAGTTCACCGAATCGGGCGGGGTCGAGGTGACGGTGAAGCCGTGCGCCCTTTCGACGGAATTGGCCGAGCTGACCGGCCTTCCCGGCCTCCTCTCGGGCTCGCGGAAATTCGTCGAGTGGAGCATCCGGGACACCGGCATCGGGATCCCGAAGGCGAAGCACGAGATCCTCTTCCAGCCTTTCATCCAGGCCGATTCCTCGACCACGCGGCGCTACGGCGGGACCGGCCTCGGCCTCGCCATCTGCCGCCGCCTCAGCGAGGCGATGGGCGGCGGCATCTGGCTCGAATCGGAGGAGGGGAAGGGCTCGACCTTCCACTTCGTCACGCCGATCGACGAGACGGCCGATTTCTAG
- a CDS encoding N-acetylmuramoyl-L-alanine amidase encodes MSVFRVPSPFVCLVCAAFGLLLSGCKAQASGPLPPAAVTDHPEAWAWLQRYDGTMTRAEFEETLPLFDPSRSLLKQSTLGDDALAVFATPEKTGEPDIRIAFAPVVGEKKKHADFRTPAEFRAGPKPSGRPLDGLRIAIDPGHIGGAWGQIEDRSIEYEGVGRLQEGDLNLITAAILTKELTALGAVVFPTRTTPEPVTDARPAGLLGEARETILKKHPEATFISPSRLELMSHILFERKYEFLSRAEKIRREFPKADVTLVLYINATPSSGSGHLIGPNQNIFFVEGAYMPDEVADPDIRFRMLYKTFARVAPVEYDVAAAIARAFKKATGLPPVPYGNSPTTRLVHEENYDVVARNLGASRQDDGPVITTEPYFMNNRLSAKRFVAGDYEGERTFEGKEYKSIFREYAGCVVDGLLEAYGPVAKP; translated from the coding sequence ATGTCGGTTTTCCGGGTCCCCTCCCCCTTCGTCTGCCTCGTTTGCGCCGCCTTCGGCCTCCTTCTTTCGGGATGCAAGGCCCAGGCCTCCGGTCCCCTCCCCCCCGCCGCCGTCACCGATCATCCCGAGGCGTGGGCCTGGCTCCAGCGTTACGACGGGACGATGACCCGGGCCGAGTTCGAGGAGACCCTCCCCCTCTTCGACCCCTCGCGCTCCCTCCTGAAGCAGAGCACCCTCGGCGACGACGCCCTCGCCGTCTTCGCCACGCCGGAGAAAACGGGGGAGCCCGACATCCGGATCGCCTTCGCCCCCGTCGTCGGGGAGAAGAAGAAGCACGCCGATTTCCGGACCCCGGCCGAGTTCCGCGCCGGGCCGAAGCCCTCCGGCAGGCCCCTCGACGGCCTCCGCATCGCCATCGACCCCGGCCACATCGGCGGCGCGTGGGGACAGATCGAGGACCGCTCGATCGAATACGAGGGGGTCGGACGGCTCCAGGAGGGCGACCTCAACCTCATCACCGCCGCGATCCTGACCAAGGAATTGACCGCCCTCGGTGCCGTCGTCTTCCCGACCCGGACGACGCCGGAGCCGGTCACCGACGCCCGCCCGGCCGGGCTCCTCGGCGAGGCGCGGGAGACGATCCTGAAAAAGCATCCCGAGGCGACGTTCATCTCCCCCTCCCGCCTCGAATTGATGAGCCACATCCTCTTCGAGCGGAAGTACGAGTTCCTCTCCCGCGCCGAGAAGATCCGCCGGGAGTTCCCCAAGGCCGACGTCACCCTCGTCCTTTACATCAACGCGACCCCGTCCAGCGGTTCCGGCCACCTCATCGGGCCGAATCAGAACATCTTCTTCGTCGAGGGGGCCTACATGCCCGACGAGGTCGCCGATCCCGACATCCGGTTCCGGATGCTCTACAAGACCTTCGCCCGCGTCGCGCCGGTCGAGTACGACGTCGCCGCCGCCATCGCCCGGGCGTTCAAGAAGGCGACGGGACTCCCGCCCGTCCCCTACGGGAACTCGCCGACGACCCGCCTCGTCCACGAGGAGAATTACGACGTGGTGGCGCGGAACCTGGGGGCCAGCCGACAGGATGACGGCCCCGTCATCACGACCGAGCCCTACTTCATGAACAACCGGCTTTCGGCAAAGCGGTTCGTCGCCGGGGATTACGAGGGGGAACGGACCTTCGAGGGGAAGGAATACAAGAGCATCTTCCGGGAATACGCGGGATGCGTGGTCGATGGACTTCTCGAAGCGTACGGACCGGTGGCGAAGCCCTGA
- the lysA gene encoding diaminopimelate decarboxylase, with protein sequence MHHFHYKGGKLYAEGVSLDALAEEYGTPLYVYSGHTVVEHYKALDHALKPLDHLICYAMKANSTLALLRLLARQGSGFDLVSGGELFRVQQAGGDPGKCTFAGVGKTRAEIEQALRAGIYCFMVESEAELTFINEVATRLRKIAPVALRVNPNVDAKTHSKITTGTYENKFGIAFEEIPALYQRATALKHVTLRGVQMHIGSQITTAAPFAAAVKKMIPLVRELHRRHRLEFFDIGGGIGIVYEDALASGQPDWWKKKGAPLTPAAYAESVVPQLRTLGLKVLVEPGRFMVGNAGVLLSEVLYVKKTGKKNFVIIDAAMNDLIRPAFYDSYHEIVPLRAKTGKTIPSDVVGPICESGDTFAKDRPLQPLKTGDRIAFLSAGAYGFTMASNYNTRPRAAEILVEGTKVKLARKREALVDLIRGETA encoded by the coding sequence ATGCATCACTTCCACTACAAGGGTGGCAAGCTCTACGCCGAGGGGGTTTCCCTCGACGCGCTCGCCGAAGAATACGGAACTCCGCTCTACGTCTATTCCGGGCACACCGTCGTGGAACATTACAAGGCCCTCGACCACGCCCTGAAGCCCCTCGACCACCTCATCTGCTACGCGATGAAGGCCAACTCGACCCTCGCCCTCCTCCGCCTCCTCGCGCGGCAGGGCTCCGGCTTCGACCTCGTCAGCGGCGGGGAACTCTTCCGCGTCCAGCAGGCCGGGGGCGATCCCGGGAAGTGCACCTTCGCCGGGGTCGGCAAGACCCGGGCCGAGATCGAGCAGGCGCTCCGCGCCGGGATCTACTGCTTCATGGTCGAGAGCGAGGCCGAGCTGACCTTCATCAACGAGGTCGCCACCCGCCTCCGGAAGATCGCCCCCGTCGCCCTCCGGGTGAACCCGAACGTCGACGCGAAGACCCACTCGAAGATCACCACCGGGACCTACGAGAACAAGTTCGGCATCGCCTTCGAGGAGATCCCCGCCCTCTATCAGCGCGCCACGGCGCTGAAGCACGTCACCCTGCGCGGCGTCCAGATGCACATCGGTTCCCAGATCACCACGGCGGCCCCCTTCGCCGCCGCGGTGAAGAAGATGATCCCCCTCGTCCGCGAGCTCCATCGCCGCCATCGGCTCGAGTTCTTCGACATCGGCGGCGGCATCGGCATCGTCTACGAGGACGCCCTCGCCAGCGGCCAGCCCGATTGGTGGAAGAAGAAGGGCGCCCCCCTCACGCCCGCCGCCTACGCGGAATCGGTCGTGCCGCAGCTCCGCACCCTCGGGCTGAAGGTCCTCGTCGAGCCGGGCCGCTTCATGGTCGGCAACGCCGGGGTCCTCCTCAGCGAGGTCCTCTACGTGAAGAAGACCGGGAAGAAGAACTTCGTCATCATCGACGCCGCGATGAACGACCTCATCCGCCCCGCCTTCTACGACTCCTACCACGAGATCGTCCCCCTCCGCGCCAAGACCGGCAAGACCATCCCCTCCGACGTCGTCGGGCCGATCTGCGAGTCGGGCGACACCTTCGCGAAGGACCGCCCCCTCCAGCCCCTGAAGACGGGCGACCGCATCGCCTTCCTCAGCGCCGGGGCGTACGGCTTCACGATGGCCTCGAACTACAACACCCGCCCCCGCGCCGCCGAGATCCTCGTCGAGGGGACGAAGGTGAAGCTCGCCCGGAAGCGGGAAGCCCTCGTCGACCTCATCCGCGGGGAGACGGCCTAG
- the dapF gene encoding diaminopimelate epimerase — protein sequence MKLSFTKMTGAGNDFVMLDNRACTTFLSASQIAFLCDRHFGVGGDGLLLLEPPANPEAADFRMRYYNADGSEADMCGNGARCFAQFARHLGATKSLGDSIKFETLAGIISATYVGNEVAIVLTAPHSLERAKAVPTRSAGEITVGFINTGVPHAVQFVADVEKIDIRTLGAEVRYNEVFKPKGTNANFAQITGPDSIRVRTYERGVEDETLACGTGVSAAAVLAHLVHGVAKPVRVLVQGKSILTVDFREEGSEISNIVLQGPALVVFTGEIECP from the coding sequence ATGAAGCTTTCCTTCACGAAGATGACCGGAGCCGGAAACGACTTCGTCATGCTCGACAACCGCGCCTGCACCACGTTCCTTTCGGCCTCGCAGATCGCCTTCCTCTGCGACCGCCACTTCGGCGTCGGCGGGGACGGCCTCCTGCTGCTGGAGCCCCCCGCCAACCCCGAGGCCGCCGACTTCCGCATGCGTTACTACAACGCCGACGGGAGCGAGGCCGACATGTGCGGCAACGGCGCGCGCTGCTTCGCCCAGTTCGCCCGCCACCTCGGCGCGACGAAGTCCCTCGGCGATTCGATCAAGTTCGAGACCCTCGCCGGGATCATCTCGGCCACCTACGTCGGGAACGAGGTCGCCATCGTCCTCACCGCGCCCCACAGCCTGGAACGGGCCAAGGCCGTCCCCACCCGGAGCGCCGGGGAGATCACCGTCGGCTTCATCAACACTGGCGTTCCCCACGCCGTTCAGTTCGTCGCCGATGTCGAGAAGATCGACATCCGCACCCTCGGCGCCGAGGTCCGCTACAACGAGGTCTTCAAGCCGAAGGGGACCAACGCCAACTTCGCCCAGATCACCGGCCCCGACTCGATCCGCGTCCGCACCTACGAGCGCGGCGTCGAGGACGAGACCCTCGCCTGCGGCACCGGCGTCTCGGCCGCCGCCGTTCTCGCCCACCTCGTCCACGGTGTGGCGAAGCCCGTCCGCGTCCTCGTCCAGGGGAAGTCGATCCTCACGGTCGACTTCAGGGAAGAGGGTTCCGAGATCTCGAACATCGTCCTTCAAGGCCCCGCCCTCGTCGTCTTCACCGGAGAAATCGAATGTCCCTAA
- the dapA gene encoding 4-hydroxy-tetrahydrodipicolinate synthase: MSLSPAASVIQGAYTALVTPFQTGGDKVDEVALTALIEAQIAGGITGIVPVGTTGESPTLDYDEHLRVIELSVQVAKGRCQVVAGTGSNSTKEAVYLSREAERLGADSLLLVAPYYNKPTQEGLYQHFLKIAGAVSIPIILYSIPGRCGIEIAVETVARLAAAAPNIVAIKEAGGSVDRVTQLRQALPASFAILSGDDGLTLPFLSVGAVGVISVASNVVPKEVADLVSLFASGKTAEAEALHRRLTPLFRDLFVETNPVPTKFALARRGAMTEEVRLPLVPLSAAGREKVGKTLDALGL, from the coding sequence ATGTCCCTAAGCCCTGCCGCCAGTGTCATCCAGGGGGCCTACACCGCCCTCGTCACCCCCTTCCAAACGGGCGGCGACAAGGTCGATGAAGTGGCGCTGACCGCCCTCATCGAGGCCCAGATCGCCGGGGGGATCACCGGGATCGTCCCCGTCGGCACCACCGGGGAATCGCCGACCCTCGATTACGACGAGCACCTCCGCGTCATCGAACTGAGCGTCCAGGTGGCCAAGGGCCGCTGCCAGGTCGTCGCCGGGACCGGCTCGAACAGCACGAAGGAAGCCGTCTACCTCTCCCGGGAGGCCGAGCGCCTCGGGGCCGATTCCCTCCTCCTCGTCGCCCCCTATTACAACAAGCCGACCCAGGAAGGGCTCTACCAGCACTTCCTGAAGATCGCCGGGGCCGTGTCGATCCCCATTATCTTGTACAGCATCCCGGGCCGCTGCGGCATCGAGATCGCCGTCGAGACCGTCGCCCGCCTCGCCGCCGCCGCGCCGAACATCGTCGCGATCAAGGAAGCGGGCGGCTCCGTCGACCGCGTCACCCAGCTCCGGCAGGCCCTCCCCGCCTCCTTCGCCATCCTCTCCGGCGACGACGGCCTCACCCTGCCCTTCCTCAGCGTCGGGGCGGTCGGCGTCATCAGCGTCGCCTCGAACGTCGTCCCGAAGGAAGTGGCCGACCTTGTCTCCCTCTTCGCCTCCGGGAAGACCGCCGAGGCCGAGGCCCTCCACCGCCGCCTCACCCCGCTCTTCCGCGACCTCTTCGTCGAGACCAATCCGGTGCCGACGAAGTTCGCCCTCGCCCGGCGCGGGGCGATGACCGAGGAAGTCCGCCTGCCCCTCGTCCCGCTCAGCGCGGCGGGCCGGGAGAAGGTCGGCAAGACCCTCGACGCCTTGGGTCTCTAG
- the dapB gene encoding 4-hydroxy-tetrahydrodipicolinate reductase — MSLLSLAVIGGRGRLGSAIVRLAEADHAFDDATVPAGRVIPLLNAFDVVVDVSHHSATDDLLAQAVLEKVPLVIGTTGHTPEERERIAQASGKIAIVLASNFSVGVNVLFHLTRKAAEILGAEYDQEIVEMHHRNKLDAPSGTARSLAEILCEVKGKSYDELVQDGRSGEPGKRTRDEIGMHALRGGDVIGDHTVTFAGIGERIELTHKASNRDVFAMGALRAAKWVQTAQPGLYSMQDVLGLK; from the coding sequence ATGTCCCTCCTCTCCCTCGCCGTCATCGGCGGCCGCGGCCGCCTCGGAAGCGCCATCGTCCGCCTGGCCGAGGCCGACCACGCCTTCGATGACGCCACCGTCCCGGCGGGCCGGGTCATCCCGCTCCTGAACGCCTTCGACGTCGTCGTCGACGTCAGCCACCATAGCGCCACCGACGACCTCCTCGCCCAGGCCGTGCTGGAGAAAGTCCCCCTCGTCATCGGGACCACCGGCCACACGCCCGAGGAGCGGGAACGGATCGCGCAGGCCTCCGGGAAGATCGCCATCGTCCTCGCCTCGAATTTCTCCGTCGGCGTCAACGTCCTCTTCCACCTCACGCGGAAGGCCGCCGAGATCCTCGGGGCCGAATACGACCAGGAAATCGTCGAGATGCACCACCGGAACAAGCTCGACGCCCCGAGCGGGACCGCCCGCTCCCTCGCCGAGATCCTCTGCGAGGTGAAGGGGAAATCCTACGACGAGCTCGTCCAGGACGGCCGCTCCGGCGAGCCCGGCAAGCGGACCCGGGACGAGATCGGCATGCACGCCCTGCGCGGCGGTGACGTGATCGGCGACCACACCGTCACCTTCGCCGGAATCGGCGAGCGGATCGAGCTGACCCACAAGGCCTCGAACCGCGACGTCTTCGCGATGGGGGCGCTCCGGGCCGCGAAGTGGGTCCAGACCGCCCAGCCCGGCCTCTATTCGATGCAGGACGTGCTGGGATTGAAGTAG
- a CDS encoding NAD(P)/FAD-dependent oxidoreductase: MNAPLILGSGPAGIAVALCCREIGLSPLVVDSAADGHGQALGGMIVRSRWPAIWTPWADDQSGEEIGRGLADRFRRSGIPHRVDEALSLDYARHRVALRHGGETPYEALVIATGAAFRRSDAPGASEAEAAGWLLQRPPLLPEPASPPGGTVLIVGGGNNAFSTAVTEAKEGHAGRVIIAVRGTHPKVRAQILEEAAAQPNIVLRTGWEVAEFLPDHAIRFNTPDGERIERCNLAYANLGYVPRSAFAAGQVHRTGEGYIEVDSSHRTSAPDVWAVGEVVGPKAPSVLTVMGHAPAVAEAISAALMKKEETERLLEKMRKR; the protein is encoded by the coding sequence ATGAACGCTCCCCTGATCCTCGGTTCCGGCCCGGCGGGGATCGCCGTCGCACTGTGCTGCCGGGAGATCGGCCTTTCCCCCCTCGTCGTCGACTCGGCGGCCGACGGGCACGGCCAGGCCCTCGGCGGGATGATCGTCCGCTCCCGCTGGCCCGCCATCTGGACCCCCTGGGCCGATGACCAAAGCGGGGAAGAGATCGGACGAGGCCTCGCCGACCGCTTCCGGCGCTCGGGCATTCCTCACCGGGTCGACGAGGCCCTTTCCCTCGACTACGCCCGCCATCGCGTCGCCCTCCGGCACGGCGGCGAAACCCCGTACGAGGCCCTCGTCATCGCGACCGGGGCCGCCTTCCGCCGGAGCGACGCGCCCGGAGCCTCCGAGGCCGAGGCCGCCGGCTGGCTGCTGCAACGGCCCCCGCTGCTTCCGGAGCCCGCCTCCCCTCCCGGCGGGACCGTCCTCATCGTCGGCGGCGGGAACAACGCCTTCTCGACCGCCGTGACCGAGGCGAAGGAGGGCCACGCGGGCCGGGTAATCATCGCCGTCCGGGGAACCCACCCGAAGGTCCGCGCCCAGATCCTGGAGGAGGCCGCCGCGCAGCCGAACATCGTCCTCCGCACCGGCTGGGAGGTCGCGGAGTTCCTTCCCGACCATGCGATCCGCTTCAACACGCCCGACGGGGAACGGATCGAGCGGTGCAACCTCGCCTATGCCAATCTCGGCTACGTCCCCCGGAGCGCCTTCGCCGCCGGGCAGGTCCACCGCACCGGGGAAGGGTATATCGAGGTCGATTCCTCCCACCGCACCTCGGCCCCCGATGTCTGGGCCGTCGGGGAAGTCGTCGGCCCGAAGGCCCCGTCGGTCCTCACCGTCATGGGGCATGCCCCGGCCGTGGCCGAGGCGATCTCGGCGGCATTGATGAAAAAGGAGGAGACGGAGCGTCTCCTCGAGAAGATGAGGAAGAGGTAG
- a CDS encoding UDP-glucuronic acid decarboxylase family protein yields MKTAVVTGAAGFLGSHLTDRLLSEGYRVIGLDNFITGNPANLDHLKGDSRFSFIQKDVTEPFADLIEGEVAVVFHFASPASPIDYLELPFETLKVGSYATHNALELARIKGSRFLVASTSECYGDPHVHPQTEEYWGNVNSIGPRSVYDEAKRYAEAVTMAYFRYHKVDTKIVRIFNTYGPRMRLRDGRVVPAFVSQALQGQALTIFGEGTQTRSFCYVSDLIDGIYRLSQSDFHEPVNIGNPLELTIKEFAERIIRITGSASTLVNQPLPTDDPKQRRPDITRAKGLLGWEPKVGLEEGLKETIAYFKGRLQAENAL; encoded by the coding sequence ATGAAAACCGCAGTTGTGACCGGCGCCGCCGGGTTCCTTGGCAGCCATTTGACCGACCGTCTTCTTTCCGAGGGGTATCGCGTCATCGGTCTCGATAACTTCATCACCGGCAATCCGGCGAACCTCGACCACCTGAAGGGCGACAGCCGCTTTTCCTTCATCCAGAAGGATGTGACCGAGCCCTTCGCCGACCTCATCGAGGGCGAGGTCGCCGTCGTCTTCCACTTCGCCTCCCCCGCGAGCCCGATCGATTACCTCGAACTCCCGTTCGAGACGCTGAAGGTCGGCTCCTACGCCACCCACAACGCCCTCGAGCTGGCCCGGATCAAGGGCTCCCGCTTCCTCGTCGCCTCGACTTCGGAATGCTACGGCGATCCCCACGTCCATCCCCAGACCGAGGAGTATTGGGGCAACGTGAACTCGATCGGGCCGCGCAGCGTCTACGACGAGGCGAAACGCTACGCCGAGGCCGTCACGATGGCCTACTTCCGCTACCACAAGGTCGACACGAAGATCGTCCGCATCTTCAACACCTACGGCCCCCGCATGCGGCTGCGCGACGGCCGCGTCGTCCCCGCCTTCGTCAGCCAGGCCCTCCAGGGGCAGGCGCTCACGATCTTCGGCGAGGGGACCCAGACGCGGAGCTTCTGCTACGTCTCCGACCTCATCGACGGCATCTACCGCCTCTCCCAGTCGGACTTCCACGAGCCGGTCAACATCGGCAACCCGCTCGAGCTGACGATCAAGGAATTCGCCGAGCGGATCATCCGCATCACCGGCTCAGCCAGCACGCTGGTGAACCAGCCGCTGCCGACCGACGACCCGAAGCAGCGCCGCCCCGACATCACCCGCGCCAAGGGCCTCCTCGGCTGGGAACCGAAGGTCGGCCTCGAAGAGGGCCTGAAGGAGACGATCGCCTACTTCAAGGGCCGTCTCCAGGCCGAGAACGCCCTCTAA